The window gcaacaaaGCACCATCTGTTTAATCCCAGTAAAGCtataattaaatgatttaatttagaGCTCTAGCTAGTTTATACTAACACAAACCCCGTGACTCACCGCCTGCCTGCTGTTATTGTCGGTTCTAATGACATTAGTCGGTGTTCTGTCCAATtctgctacccatcgatatgtgctacttAGCGATTGtcacttttactgttttttaatgtgtttttttctgataatttagtttatttttttctcggGTGCATTGTACAGTCTGGACTCACTATTTTGTATTTACCTTTAAATACACACTAGAGAGGCGTAGTTTGACAAGGTTGTTTAAATCGACAAAACACGGATGTTATGCCGAAATCAGCACCACCTCTCAGCAGCGCGCACACACAGTCTTCtaggctttaactttacttaaaaaataaggaataggaaatacccaagatactgttctaagctacgcttttcattatttagaaataatgaaatagtaATCAGGTaacaggtgttctgtcgaattttcctacccatcgatacatgcttcccaaacgtactgcgcatgcgccgacctacacaatttaattatttctcctgttttatgtataattaatctggtttagggggggtttatgtgcattaaacaacctggacgcactgtcattgcacaaaagtgtaaatggaaactaaaaattacacttattatcataaataaaatacaaaagcagtttgtaatgagctatatttactataactttgccatggtacaatgaattatgcaatccaaatctaataacgtacatctactgcaatatcactgggtacatgccctaaaatagtgcttcttttgtatttttacagttaaatatacattggggcagcacggttcgacaaggtaggagaattcgacagaacaccggcagcTCTTGCCAAGAGGGGTGCCTTTATTGGAGGGTAGCTTAATTCGGCACACCACCTGTTTTGTGTTGCTGCTTCTTTCCTCACATACACTCAGAATACGCTtctgtattttactttttactgtaatTTACCTTTTTAATGCTGTACTTTTAACACACAGGAGTGAAACTGACAATCAGCTGAAGCCCAGACTGAGGGAGGGATGTTCCTGGAAAAGCAGCTGTTCATAACAGAGAGAGACCTGAGAGAAAACACGGCGCTGTTATTTACAATGAAATAAAAGTTTATCCGGATGTTTTGTCgatttgtgctaccttgtcaaaccttGATACCCTAGTGTATAATTAAAGTTCAAAATACCAAAGAAATCGCTGTATCAGGGTCAAGTTAAGGTAATAAAACGCTAGGTGATTAGAAacatgtttaaattattattttattattattattatttttagttttaacacTCAAGCAAACAATGACAGTGACTTTGGATTGTAAAAATCACCCGGGAAATAAAACATTATCAATAAAATGATCAGGAAAAGCACGTGAAAATAGTAACATTATCTGTAACGCATGCGCAGATCCGCTAAGTAGCACATATTGAAGGGTAGcgcaattcgacagaacaccgacgGCCGGTTGATTCCGCTTACCCCGGTAATCGCTCCGCAGCTTCTGCAGTGTGTGAAGAGTGTTtaatcagaaaaagagagagaaagagaaagatagggagagagagaagtgaagagGAGAAGTGTGAACACAGGAGACCCTTCCCTGCTAACAACAAGCCTTCAGCCCCCTGAGCCGCATTCAAAACACCGCAACGTCACATCCCCCTAAACCCAAACCCCGCCCACTACATTTATCACGATATTTGAAAATATCTTGCTATTCATGAGATATGtcataaaaatattacattacaatatgTCCTATATCTTAATTGAAGAACTACAATACGTTCCCTCGTAATCAGaatgatatatttttgttatactacCTCAGAAAACaagattttataatgttttttatattgaatgatttattttctttatacatCCCTGttatttgtaaatgttttttcctacattgtaaagaaataccaaagtcatccagactatgaaggaacacatacggaatcatgtagtaactttaaagtgtaaaacaatcCGAAATACTAAGCATTTAGCAATGTAGGCTCTTATCTGGAGAGCCGTTTTTCTTAACTTTGTTAaatatttcttgccataatatggattagtacATTACTCTAGCAAGATTTATTGACTTTTTATACTTTCAGGATTTAACTCTGTAGTGTGGAGAAtgtataatacaaatacaaataatctAGACAGATGACTGTGTAAGACCAGCCCCTACAATGACTTGCAAATATATTCATACCCCTCAAACTtacaaactttttcacattttgtcaccttacaaccacaaacttatgtttttttgtggttaaatggaaagttttcttctttttttttttaggattttacgtaaaagaccaacaaaaaaagcacacaattttgaaacaaaaaaaaaaaactcattcagCCCCcactatatcaatacttagtagagacaCCATTTACCGCAATTACAGCTGAAAGTCTTTTGGGGTTTTTCCTCCACCAGATCACATCTAAAGAATGAGATATTTGTCCATTCTTTTTCACAACATAGCTCAAAATCAGACAGGTTGgatgaggccttcacagaacatgtgtatttatactgagactaaattacatacAGCTGAACAAAttaattgactgcactggatAGAGGGCTGAATATTTTTAGCATGCtacttgacaaaaaaaaattgaaaatataatatatttaagtttgtggttgtaaggtgacaaagtaAAAAGGTTTAATGGGTATGAATTCTTTAGCAAGGCACTGTATTTAGCAGcttgtttaaaataaaacacacagacattTGAGAAATCCAAGAGAACAAAAAATCATGGAACgttatttattctaaaaaaaaaaatgcacagtatAGAAACACTTCAGGTCATTTCCAAAATAATCTATGTCAGTCAGATAAGAACTTGTAAACTTCACATTCAAATGAAACATACAGTCCTTTTGAAGCCGTTGTGCTACTGAGGTATTGTTtacaaaaagcaaataaaaagaaagaacacatttatataaaaaaaaacagtccaaaaTAACGTACAAAATGTAACACAGTAAATAAATATGATTCATATTTAATCAACTCTAGTCGTTTTACTAGTGGAGACAGAGACGAACAGCAGAGACAGTGGGGGATGACAGAATCAGAATCAGTAGGTGTAGATCAGTCTCTAATGCAGcagaaacacacatacaaaacaaaCCTGTACACAATAAGTACGACCTCATAGTCTGCAACAACTAACTTGTCCTATCATAAGATAACAGCTTAAGCAGAGAGTATAACTCAGCGTCTACTGCTAAAATCTTAAATTCCCTATCGAGCAAAGAAAAGTATGCACAAAAGCGCAGGGTGGCACCTAAATCTACCCACAGGGGGTgccacttttcttttttctgtaataaacatCTGCAACACTTCACACATCCACTGTAATAGATTTAggaatttaaaaaatgcatgacGATCACTATTTGTTTGCACCAGAATTTGAACGCCAATGCAGGTTGTTAAAATGAGGGTCAGTACACCTGATAATGACTTGGCACCCAAAAAGGATATTCAGCCCTTTGAAAATGGACCGACATCAGACCAACCGAACTCATCGCTTTATAAAAGAACTTTGTAGTAATAGCGGTCTCTTTAATTTCAATCCACTTTCCTGTTAACTCCGACACAGTTGGAACAACATGCTGATATTTGATAAGCATGATGCAGACGACAGGACAGGAACGGCATAGTCAAACTTGGCACATGTGTGTGTACTGTTGCCAGCAGTTAGATTTTGTCCAATTATGGAAGTTAAGGCTTGTGCAATGTTTGTACAATCGCAAGTTGAAcagtataaaaaacaacaacaaaaaaagcactGTGCAAAAGGCTTGGTCAAGGAAAAGGAAAAGCTTTTGCCTGCAAATTTTGatgtaacattagaataaagataaataaagttAGTGGTCTGAATATGCTTAGTCATAAAAGTTATAGATATAGTCACTGTCCAAAAAACATTCACAAACACCTCTATTTTTGCGCAACAGTTCTTTCCATTGAGTGCAAAGATCATGATGCATGGATAAgcaaaaatgatccaaaatgacatggagaaaaagtaattttttgtttttttgtttattgtccaAAAGTATTGATACATTAGTTTGTGTAAATATATTTCTGTGAACTCCAGCCACTGTATTGTATCTGTACCGTTCCACCAGCCGAGGTCAAGTAAAGAAAGTTTCAATCTGTAGCGCATGATGGTGCCTAAACTCAGCCCACAGCTACAGccacttcttttcctttttttaatcaataatcAAATAACATACACTTCCATGATAGACTGATAACATCAGTTGACTACATGTTAAGTTAACTAGAAATACTGGTCTTTCTACAGAAGAGACTTGGAAGCTTGTGGAAGCTTGGTTAAGCTACTAAATTTAATGCTAATGTTTCTGAAGAAATAAACTCCTACTGTACAGgtaaatagaaaacatatgtCCTAAGATGCCCAAAACTTTTGCACAGGACTGCATTTCAGTGTATAATTTTGACAGTGAGAAACATCACCACATCATGATTATCTGTGTGTGGGAATTATAAGCTCGCCAGACTTTTTGTTCTTGAGGTAGATAGATGCATTTTACAGCCGATCACTGGAACAAGCCTGAGCCTGGCAGCCACAATTTAATGGTAAGTTAAATAAAACCAAACAACATAAGCACAAAGCAGGCATGTCAATCTGCATGTAAATAGCAGGAAATCTGAACGATATGCCACTTTTAGGGCAGCTGTGACCGTGCGGAATGCTCACACTCTTTTAGTCCACCTTAAAATCAAATTACAATgacagacaataaaataaaataaacaaaaaaaaaaaactacagatttGATCAAAGCAGTTCACAGCAACTACTGGTCTGTTGTCCACACAAAAGGCTGGAAATCAAATCAGTTTTAGAAAGGCGTAACTGGAGCACAAATCACTGAAGCGAGGTCAAAAAAATCATCACAGTTCCAGTCATCACCATGTATCGCTTCCGCTTTGAACAGTTCAGTAATACCCGTATTAAAAGCATGACACCCTGAGGACATGAAGTTCATTATCACGCTGAAGTATGAAAGAGGAAGCACCAGAATagaaaaacaataacaatatcTCCTATATGACTGTCCTAAACATTCCCTATTCACCTCCAGTTACTTTCACAGCTTACAGACAAGTGGCTAAAACTCAAGACTTCCCTCCACAGCAAAGAAAGACACCCAAATTATATACGAGACAATATCTAGAGATGCAGAGCAGAGCAGATCTATTAAGTgatttgcaaaaaaacaacatgCATAACAGCTCAGAGGAGTAATCTCAGATAAAAGAGTcttgatatacagtgatatatatttatatatacacacatagtaGCTCACATCTACTTGTCCAAGGCCACTAATTCCAGTATTAAAGACTATCTCTAGTGCATAAACAACAGGAGCAGCTGAGTTCTCCAGAAATCCACGAAGTCAAACACATTCTTCTGGGGGAAAGGCAGCGTTGAAGGATGCATAAACACAGGAGACGGCCACCTAAAAACAGGACCACAGATCCAGCTCGGGTCATCTCTTAACAGACTGGTGATCCGCTCAGTGCTCCCCTGCTGTGCTGTAATGGTTAGTACATCTAAACAACATCACACATACAATAAAGGACATTCAAAGAGAATGTGAAAGGCAACAGAGTGTCCAGAGGAGGGGAAGGGGGGCAGAGATGATTCGAGGACTTTCTAAAATCTACAAGTACCTTCTGTTCAACACCTGAGTTTAACTTTGGAAAAGAACACCATGTTGATAACTTCCGTTTGCTTGTTTGCTGATCCTTTTTCACTGTTTTAATTGGAGTTGTATTTCCAGTGAAAAAAATAGACAGAGGAAGGGTTCACACCAtcaaagtgtgaaaaaaaaagatccaAAGTCAGTGGAAGGACTCAAGCTCCTTTCTCATCAGGATGAAAGCCAAGAGAGAGTCGATGGTGTTCACAATCCAGAGGAAGCAGCACATAAGTGCAGTTCCACAACACAAAAAAGAACAAGACAAAATGACATTCACTCTGGAAAGTAATGTGTCTTTTCACAGTCATGTTTGAAAGCCCAGTATCAAAGACCAGGGAAACAGTCTTCCAGTCGAGAGGATTGAGGAGATCACTTCTTTGACCAGCTTTCTTCCCGACAcctacacaaaaaataaattttcagatttaaatgaaaaaaaaaaaaaaaagtcttctcaAGCATTACAGTAACACTAAAATAAGTGAAAGGCTTTGAGGTCTGTAGGGCAGGACAGCTGGTTTGCAGTAAGAGGAACCAAATTTGAAACTCAGCAGATTTAAACATCATGTGGAGGACTTCGCTTTCTGTTTAAACGCAACACTGACTCTGGAAACTCTACACAAAGGTCAGCATACTGTAAACCATCATAAGGAATAAGTGATATAAATTATAGCCAAATAAACTCACCTTTTACACTCCCTGCTTACTACCAGGGCCAGTGGGTGCGGCTGCGTTCATCATGTTCTGCCTGCCACACAAGAAACAAACGCCATTGTTCAGAGAAATGTACAAAAAAtcatagaaaaatatattttgttcagAAAACGAGCATTGTTAATctttatttaagtttaatttaaaacGAGGAATACTGTAAGAATAAGAGACGAATAAAAACAGGGAGGATAGAGAGTGAAACGAGAGTTAAACTAGGTTTTAAGAGGCAAAACTGCAGGTAATTTTAGTAAACATCTTATAATGGATGGCAATCAATATTTCCTAAGTATTTATGAATTTTGGATGACATATCAtgtgcagtaaaatacagaactatggttttaccataaacccaacaacATCTCTCCTGTATGATCGTACAGGAGTCTCTTCAGACCTTAGAACTGTTGTAAGAATCCCCCCAGTAAGGATTCTGTATTTAACTGGTAATTTCCTTTTTGAGGCAACCTGTGACCGAATCTCAATAAGTTGCCTCTGTGATACTGCATCACTCTGCATTTTAGACCACAAAGGCAGAAATGTGTGGGTGGAAACACGTGGCTCAGCAGGCCACGCGATTAACAGAACACAGAGATAAAATCAGCAGATACAGAgaggcgtgtgtgtgtttgtatgtttgcatgtgtgtgtgcgtgtgtgctgcTGTTTGCTGCCCAAAGTGATCAAACATATGTTTCGGTTACCTGTGCAAGAAACATTGAACTTCTGATGAGAAATACTGTTTTAATCTCGAAAGATCTTGTGGCTCGAGATCTCCTCATATATCTATTCAATTTCCAAGCAGACTCCAATGAAGCACCAAGCAGCATTTTGACAGCAAGTAATATTCAGACCAAACAAAGACAGATTTTTTGGCTATGTTACTGCAGATTACTACATTACTATCCTCGCCCTGTATAGCGTGAGTCTTTGAGCTACAAAACAGCCTTATTGTGAAAAGGTTTTGAACTGAGTAAACTAATACCAAGCATAAATTAcgctttattcatttaatttatgcaatCCAAGCATTAAAACCTAAACCTGGTGTTTACTGGTACTCCCTGCTGGTATTGTATATagttacacagattttttttgggcctcatttaaaaaaaaaaatatatatatatatattttccttacCCAGGAATGATTAAATGTTCAGCTGCCATTTCCCTTTGTGCCACCATCATGCCCTGAAAGTGGCCAGCAGTTTGCGGATGCCTGTACATGGCCATGCGGCTCTGGCCTGGTGAGAAGGGCAGGTGCTGGGGTCGTTGCAATGCCTCCATCAGGTGTGGGTGAGGATGCTGAGGAGGAAAATGTCCACTGGGCCGCTGAGGTCTGGAAGGGTACATCCCAACAGTCATTCCATGAGGTGGGGGAGTGCCACCCTGCTGCATGCTGGGATGCATGGTCCGGGGATCGTAGGGGTAGTTGTGCTGGGGCTGTGCAAAGGTGCGACGGCGGGCCGAGGCATTGTGGCTGTCCAGATCCAGGATTTCTTTAGGGCTTTCAGGACGATCAGAGCCTTCCTCTATGTGGGCCCGTTTGGCAGGGCTTCGGCCATCCTGGCTTTCATTGGCACTGCCATGGAGTCCATCAGAATGAGGACTGGGGGACATTAGACTTCCACCAGAGCCTTCAGAACCTAGAGGGGACATAGTGTTCTCTCTCTGGCGACCGTTGACACCTGGACCAGACATAGGTGGGAAAGAGTTGGGCATCATAGGATGGCGAGGAGGGTACTGAGGCCTAGGCCATTCACCTGCGGGAAAACCATGCCGATTGTTATGCTGCTGCTGAGGATAATAATGCTGTTGTTGTTGCtgatgctgttgctgctgctggtactgAGGATGCATGTTAGGATGGCCCTGAGGGTGCTGTGGACCCATGTGGTACTGATAGGAAGCACCTTGCTGCTGATCTGGAGGGTAATGTGCAGGACTGTGATGAGGGTTCATGGACTGAGATGGAGGTCCATGGCCTGGGTAAGGTAAACGGCCAGAGGGAGGTACTGCTCTGCCCACAAACTGCCCATAATGTTGTGGTGCTGGACTGCCCATGGCACCAATAGCATTGTACTGAGCTGCAGTGTTGCTTGTATGACCAGGAGCATGGTTTGCTGGTGATTGACTGTTAGGTGGAGGAAGCTCTGGCCTGCTGTGGTGAGTCTGTGCTTCCGGGCTAAAAGGTTGCTGTTTGTAGTGGCCGTTAGTATTCGCATGACCAGTCTTGGCATCTGGATTGCAGCTTCCAGAGTTTCCCCCAGGCTCTCTGGTTGGTTCACTTGGTCTCTGATCTGCAAGTTCAGCAGGGGAGGGCTGGGCATGTGGCTGGGTCACCGGGTGGCTGGGGGGCAAAGGCTTGAGGGAAGCAGGCTGCTGAGCACCAGGCTGAGACACATGAGGCACAGTCTGTGGCATGCCATGAACAGGCCCTGACTGAGGTCCTTGTACAGATCCATCCTGGGACATCTGCTGGTGAGTGGTGTTAGGAGACATGTGGGGGGGGCCATTAGAAGGGTACTGAGAGGACATTCCCTGAGGGCCTTGCTGAAGGGGACTCTGCAACATTCGGTAAAGAATATTTTGGGGCGACTGTGAAGGTCCATTCTGAGAGAATGGTGGAGGAGCAGTTGTGGGCATCTGGTGAGAGGACTGGACGGGTATTTTATCTGGATTTTGTGGAGGAATCTTCACAGGAGAAGAATCCTGAGATGTCTGTAAGTGGGATTCTGAGTGGGACCCATTTTGTGAGGACTTAGGGCTGTAATGGGGGATTGGAGGATTGACTTGTCCATGGTTCTCTGATGTTGGTTCAACCCTTTCTTTTTGTGGTGAGGACAGCAATGCAGTCACCCCAGTTGAGGAAGAGACCCCCTTTTGTGGAGATTGGCTCCATTCTGGGGCATTATCGGTCTGTTGGTCACCATTGGACTTTTCAGGATGTTCAGGTGGACCAGTGTGAGGTGGTACGTTGTCTTGTTTAACAAGTAATTCCACTCCTGTACCTGAAAGAGTGAAGAGACGTTAAACATGACTGAATCCAATAAAGAATAATTACATTACACCTTCTACATTGCTAATGATTAATTCAAAGTCTATTCCCACTGATGCCCACTAACAttctttattactttttaattgtaaaagtattcCCCCTATAACTCTCCTACCTTTTGCTGCTACATGATCAGTGCCTTGGCTATCCACAGTGCTTGAGTGCTGGCTTTCAGGAGCAGATGAATTCACTGGTGGAGGCGGATACCTAATGTTGTGGCGGGAGGACGAGGCTGAGAGTTGCTGCAGGGCAATCATCTCTGGGCTATCCATCATGGAACCCAAATGTGGCCTGGACTCTTGAGGGGTATTGGGAGGCCTATGGCCCATGGGTCCTGGAGCAGGCATCCTGTATGGACCATTAGAATGTGGGTATCCAGCAGTGTGTGGAGGACGCATCATGCCATGACCGTAAGGGTGCTGATTACCCATCGCCTGCTCCTGCATCATAGGTCCTCCAGGTGGATGCTGTCCTTGAGGGTTTGTCCAAGCACTATATGGACGTGGTGGAGGGCCATAGGGAGAGTAAGAGTTGTACATGGGGGCACCAGGTCTCGGGTAGCCATTTCCTGTGGTGTGCATGGGTTGCCCCTCAGGGTGCTGAACGGATGGGTACATGTTACCCTCTGACGGAGGAGTACAGATGCCTCCAGGCTGCATGGCCACTGGTCTTGGTCCAAGCGACGGGCCATGGGTGGGTCCAATGTAAGTGTGCTGCTGATGTTGAGGCTGAACTGGTCGGCCTTCAGGTCCCATTGGATACCTGGGACCAAAATGTGGGCCATTGACAGGTGgacccttcaaaaaaaaaaaaaaaaaaaaaaaaaaaaagaaaaatgataaatTGTTTATTAGGTAGGTGGCCAAGACCAAAGAAAATATTATGAAAAACACTATTAACTATATAGATTACTATATAAAAAATGAGTGTGGTCAAACCTGCATGTTGTAATGAGGTATTTGCTGTGGCCCATGCGGTCCTGGTCCCCCAGTCATAAGAGGTCTCTGCCCTGGATATGGGTATCGGGGGTCCATCATCATTCGTTGACCATACATGCCTGACTGTGGAGGACCAGGGTGCCTCTGCTGTTTGCACAAAAGAAAATAAGGTAGAATATGTGAATGGgttaaagctgtatatatatatatatatatatatatatatatatatatatatatatatatatatatatatatatatatatatacataaaaaagatTGCACACTGGATTTTGGACCATTTTTGGTTACTGACTGGACCTGAAGTGCTTAAACGGCAAAAATAAAGTTGGGGTGTTAagtctaaaacttttgaccggtagtgtatttaattttttttttattattattttggtcaGAGAACACACAACTCACTATGCAGCCTACAATAGTggattagccacaatgctaacagctgaaTTGTCAATGCTAACCAATGctttctgagctgaattacttCCTGGTAGCTGATAGTAGATTGATTGTGTATAAGATAAGAGTTCCACTGAAACTGGTGGAAACAAGGGCTGGTTctctgaaaagcaccacagttcttagCGCTTTTCGACCAAAAATTTGTTTGAGCTCATGTTTGATTTAATGTGTGATGTCTGTCACTCTGGTGACTCTCTCTGGTCTCTGGTTATGATAGTTAAATTACCATTATTAAAACATCCAGagtgatttcttaatttctttccaCCTTTATCACTCTGAAATTATGTCCTTTCCTTAGATTTGAATTTGTTAAATTGTTCATGAGCATGATTAATAACCATGAATATTGTGTTGCATGTTTTGAGATTAGACAGAAAGTGTGGTCTTGCCTGTTGGTCAGGATGGTACATGGCAGCTCGTGGATCCCCAGGATTCCCAGGATGAAGCTGTCCTGGGTGGACGTTCTGGGGGTAAGAGGGCCTATTAGGGTAGTTATATGCAGGGGGCTGCGCAGAGTCTGGGCCGTTCTCCTGAGGTCCCTTGCCTCCTTTGCCGCTGCTGGGGGCTTTGCGTTTCTGCGCCTGTTCTGTCGCCCGGATAAGGCTTTCAGGTCCTGACTGGCGactgcttttgcttttgctcTTCTTCTCCTTGCGTTCGCGCTCCTCCTTGGTGACGTGGAATTCCTCGTCTGTGTCTCCATCCTCCGAGGGGAAGTGTTTCAGCAGGGCTCTGCTGAAACAGCGCTCCAGTGACTCAGCCATTATTGTGTACTCTgaggaaacacaaacacacagacaagcATCATCCATTTAGCCCATCAATGTGAGACAAAACAcacatgcgtgcacacacacaggggtcTTTGCTCTCCTCTTAGAGCTGGTACGCTGACCAGGTCACGGAGCTGCAGTTGACCTCTGACCCCACAGCCCGTCCCAGTGGGGGGAGAGCGCTCTGACAGATGGATGGCTCCAGAGAGGGGGGGCTGCAGGGATGGAATGTCTGTGTGGCACTGCAGGTCCCGGCACACTGGAGGACAACTCAATCGCTCTCCATTAATCACTGTCaacgctcacacactcacaccccacCCACCACCACTCACATTCTAACTCCTCCCATCTCTACTACAAGCTTTCAGCAGAGCCTTATCAAGATCACAGATAATTACCTGCTCTGTTTTTGGCTTTTTTGCAATAAACTTCACAATTTGTACTAAAGGTTTAACTAGCCTGCaacaaataattgattaaattgattaaaatgcattaaaatagtTGTCaacttatttaataataaattagttgGATCTATATTATACACATAAGCACAGTTGCTACCCCCTAATTGGCAGTGGGGCAGTAAGCCAACCAAAGCAATGGCAGTAAAGCACCACAAAGGATGCATGTTGGAGCCAAGGACGTAGGAGATTCACTTTAAGTTAGTATTAAGTTGTTAGTGTTAATTCTATTTTTCTCTCACGCAGTGCTACTAGAGCTTGCAAGAGTAGTTAAACACAACGTGTCTCattcttagtaaatttatatctcactcaTGTTTAGTGAACAAATTAGCCTTAGCATTCCCCTTAGCCAGAGTTTTCACTTCcgccttaaattccaccttaaatgtggcagttcGACCAGCAGTTCCAAAAGAAGCTGTAGTTTTAGTCAAGCTTCCTTTAATCAGGTGTTATTACAGCATAAGATGTGTCCTAGTTTATATAAATTTACGTTGCATGAaagtgtttgagaatcacagcCAAGGGTATATTCAAATTACATACACTGTGGTTGTgttattaaataactaaataataaagacttgtgtattaaattaaatactgGAAATCTGGACAATGTGTTTTTCCCACCTTGTTATccgtttaataattaattaattgaaaaaaataataaacaaatatttaccACTCTCATCCCCATTGTACTCCTGACAGTTTTCGAACATGAGCTTCACATCAGATACAAATTCATCCTTGGTAATATAATCTCCTTCATTTAACTTCTTCTCAATTGTAGAGAGATCCATTGGAGTCTGGAAAAACAGAAAGGTAAAACTTTAATCCCAGaccatgttgaaaaaaaaaagtcaacaccATCCCAAATAATACCAAAACACTGTACACCACAA of the Astyanax mexicanus isolate ESR-SI-001 chromosome 10, AstMex3_surface, whole genome shotgun sequence genome contains:
- the LOC103027200 gene encoding cat eye syndrome critical region protein 2 isoform X1, with the protein product MSRGCTVSVEEIQSWWEVPAIAHFCSLFRTAFNLPDFEIEELEAALLRQDQDFLSELLCCLLQGCYQRHDITPQAFRGYMEDIINYRWVLEEGKPNPLKESSFEELPVRTQVELLHRLCDYRMDAADVFDLLKGLDSDSLRVEPLGQDGSGALYWYFYGTRMYKEEPVKRKSSERCETPETKVPEKKRRGRPPKKKPGEMSPTEMETMEDSEVDERPLVIERERGAWSLVCESEEQWTRLADSIKDKSSPQDRHLYRIISQNFLPEISNMIEHKERELQQKRLNPPVRNSQRLSEKFVCREEDQNIVSEVDIKQREEDLDRLTLLAEQRREDERLLQEEREREELERAKATEERARRRKQREERAWLLSQGKDLPPELLNLEPHSPVRRARRTKEFYEIDDDYAALYKVLEALMSHKDAWPFLEPVDESYAPNYNEIIQTPMDLSTIEKKLNEGDYITKDEFVSDVKLMFENCQEYNGDESEYTIMAESLERCFSRALLKHFPSEDGDTDEEFHVTKEERERKEKKSKSKSSRQSGPESLIRATEQAQKRKAPSSGKGGKGPQENGPDSAQPPAYNYPNRPSYPQNVHPGQLHPGNPGDPRAAMYHPDQQQRHPGPPQSGMYGQRMMMDPRYPYPGQRPLMTGGPGPHGPQQIPHYNMQGPPVNGPHFGPRYPMGPEGRPVQPQHQQHTYIGPTHGPSLGPRPVAMQPGGICTPPSEGNMYPSVQHPEGQPMHTTGNGYPRPGAPMYNSYSPYGPPPRPYSAWTNPQGQHPPGGPMMQEQAMGNQHPYGHGMMRPPHTAGYPHSNGPYRMPAPGPMGHRPPNTPQESRPHLGSMMDSPEMIALQQLSASSSRHNIRYPPPPVNSSAPESQHSSTVDSQGTDHVAAKGTGVELLVKQDNVPPHTGPPEHPEKSNGDQQTDNAPEWSQSPQKGVSSSTGVTALLSSPQKERVEPTSENHGQVNPPIPHYSPKSSQNGSHSESHLQTSQDSSPVKIPPQNPDKIPVQSSHQMPTTAPPPFSQNGPSQSPQNILYRMLQSPLQQGPQGMSSQYPSNGPPHMSPNTTHQQMSQDGSVQGPQSGPVHGMPQTVPHVSQPGAQQPASLKPLPPSHPVTQPHAQPSPAELADQRPSEPTREPGGNSGSCNPDAKTGHANTNGHYKQQPFSPEAQTHHSRPELPPPNSQSPANHAPGHTSNTAAQYNAIGAMGSPAPQHYGQFVGRAVPPSGRLPYPGHGPPSQSMNPHHSPAHYPPDQQQGASYQYHMGPQHPQGHPNMHPQYQQQQQHQQQQQHYYPQQQHNNRHGFPAGEWPRPQYPPRHPMMPNSFPPMSGPGVNGRQRENTMSPLGSEGSGGSLMSPSPHSDGLHGSANESQDGRSPAKRAHIEEGSDRPESPKEILDLDSHNASARRRTFAQPQHNYPYDPRTMHPSMQQGGTPPPHGMTVGMYPSRPQRPSGHFPPQHPHPHLMEALQRPQHLPFSPGQSRMAMYRHPQTAGHFQGMMVAQREMAAEHLIIPGQNMMNAAAPTGPGSKQGV